A stretch of the Coturnix japonica isolate 7356 chromosome 27, Coturnix japonica 2.1, whole genome shotgun sequence genome encodes the following:
- the VWA5A gene encoding LOW QUALITY PROTEIN: von Willebrand factor A domain-containing protein 5A (The sequence of the model RefSeq protein was modified relative to this genomic sequence to represent the inferred CDS: inserted 4 bases in 2 codons; substituted 1 base at 1 genomic stop codon), producing the protein MRLFPVCRSPEMWHQSFGLPGKSYINVPGSFLLGKEFYVPLWSLPLCSAVVDVAIQDYVADAVSELIYRNESLRSSEVTFVFPLEHHMAIYSFQACSEDAKVKAVLQDEVTAFGKAWENHESSMGXAARGLVSDLLSVPLLPIQTQRLYEATGEEENFEYLQYKVEKSDEVFACFLGSLSPGKEMVVTLCYAQELSRKPDGAAQFVLPSTLHPYKILYTCNCRPGKLHYSLLLTASLQSPRGVADVQANCALTPLIYTAQDHSAAQVSLAGTPPDHHLELLVYYREPTAVSVVVEKGDPVATAGSLFGNSLVLVTLAPRIPDAKPGQYKSGEFIFVLDNTTLEHTKDPLLFLLKSLPLGCYFNIYCYGATPVGIYPQSVEYTQDNLNEAIQLISTTGSRLGDXDLLGTLRTIYNTPRPCRHARQLFIFMSGLPPNKEAIAAEVCRHRNSHRCFSFCFSTDSASLATALARETEGEAIYVSSDNAVVQVLKCLKQALKPVAEGVSLEWTLPSGLEVEVLGGTPQFIFQGQHIFLYAQIHGKEQDMKEASGVMTLQFNLDGQDVTHKIQFPLCSHGDGRMAGHHLAARNLLEKLLLEVARGSGDEPMQRAIEISLTSGIICPFTSYVVVRTSRRAHWYCGPLALLPPRQSFVPCKILMLRGSLTSTSCFPKTIWNPPSWYTAVQEXAIKRLTNDIANLLQHGAHKEAPKQPQPSTSSLKYVDSTTFVLCSPIFGPWMSETIAECRELVALQNVDDSWTLTSGLASVLQVDEAEIKGKMPGEVMDPNFWATVMAVTWLQRHNRCYHELCDLLEAKAVTWLCSQAVSQLDKCLEASNTLLGSSVNPSVFRL; encoded by the exons TACCAGGATCCTTTTTGTTGGGAAAGGAGTTCTACGTACCCCTGTGGTCACTGCCCCTCTGTAGTGCTGTGGTGGATGTTGCTATCCAGGATTATGTAGCTGACGCGGTTTCTGAACTGATATACCGTAACGAGAGTCTGAGATCCTCAGAAGTCACCTTCGTCTTCCCCCTGGAACACCATATGGCCATCTATTCTTTCCAGGCCTGCAGTGAGGATGCCAAGGtcaaggctgtgctgcaggatgaggTAACAGCATTTGGGAAAGCATGGGAGAACCATGAGAGCAGCATGGGATGAGCAGCCCGTGGCCTGGTTAGCGAtctgctttctgttcctctccttcccatccAGACCCAGCGGCTGTACGAGGCTACAGGGGAGGAGGAGAATTTTGAGTACCTTCAGTATAAGGTTGAGAAATCAGACGAGGTGTTTGCCTGCTTCCTGGGTTCCCTGTCCCCTGGCAAGGAAATGGTTGTGACCTTATGCTATGCCCAAGAGCTATCACGGAAGCCAGATGGAGCAGCCCAGTTTGTGCTGCCATCCACACTGCATCCTTACAAGATTCTCTACA CCTGTAATTGTCGCCCTGGCAAGCTGCACTACAGCCTCCTGCTAACTGCCAGCCTGCAGTCACCCCGTGGTGTGGCTGATGTTCAAGCCAACTGTGCCCTCACTCCTTTGATCTACACTGCCCAGGACCATAGTGCTGCACAG GTCTCACTGGCTGGCACTCCCCCAGATCATCATTTGGAGCTGCTGGTGTACTACAGAGAACCCACTGCAGTCAGTGTCGTGGTGGAGAAAGGAGACCCTGTGGCCACTGCAG GCTCTCTGTTTGGTAATTCCCTAGTGTTGGTGACACTGGCACCCAGAATCCCTGATGCAAAACCTGGGCAGTACAAGTCTGGAGAGTTCATCTTTGTTCTGGACAACACCACCCTTGAGCACACAAAG GACCCCTTGCTCTTCCTTCTCAAAAGCCTACCCCTGGGCTGCTACTTCAACATCTACTGCTATGGAGCAACACCTGTGGGCATCTATCC GCAGAGTGTTGAATATACCCAAGACAACCTGAATGAGGCAATTCAACTCATTTCCACAACTGGCTCAAGGCTGGGCGA AGACCTGCTGGGAACCCTCCGCACAATCTACAATACTCCCCGCCCCTGCAGACATGCACGCCAG CTCTTCATCTTCATGTCTGGACTACCACCTAACAAGGAAGCCATTGCTGCTGAGGTGTGCCGTCATCGCAACAGCCACCG GtgtttctccttctgtttttccacgGACAGTGCTTCCCTGGCCACAGCCCTGGCCAGGGAGACGGAGGGTGAAGCTATCTATGTCTCTTCCGACAATGCGGTAGTTCAG GTGCTGAAATGCTTGAAGCAGGCCCTCAAGCCAGTAGCTGAGGGAGTCTCCCTGGAGTGGACTTTGCCCTCTGGCCTGGAGGTCGAGGTGCTGGGAGGCACCCCTCAGTTCATCTTTCAGGGTCAGCACATCTTCCTCTATGCACAGATCCACGGAAAGGAACAG GATATGAAGGAGGCCAGTGGTGTCATGACTTTGCAGTTCAACCTGGATGGCCAGGATGTCACTCACAAGATCCAGTTCCCACTATGCTCACATGGAGATGGCCG GATGGCTGGTCATCATCTGGCTGCAAGAAACTTGCTGGAGAAGCTGTTGCTAGAGGTTGCAAGAGGGTCAGGGGATGAACCAATGCAGCGTGCCATTGAAATCAGTCTCACATCTGGGATCATCTGCCCCTTCACCAGCTATGTGGTCGTTCGTACATCACGGAGGGCCCACTGGTACTGTG GGCCCCTAGCACTGCTGCCACCTCGCCAGTCATTTGTTCCCTGCAAGATCCTTATGCTACGTGGCTCCTTGACCAGCACTTCCTGCTTTCCTAAGACCATATGGAACCCACCTAGCTGGtacactgcagtgcagga tGCCATCAAGCGTCTCACCAATGACATTGCTAACTTACTCCAGCATGGGGCCCACAAGGAAG CACCTAAACAGCCACAACCATCGACTTCCTCTCTCAAGTATGTGGATTCAACAACATTTGTTTTGTGCTCTCCAATTTTTGGGCCATGGATGAGTGAAACCATAGCTGAGTGCAGAGAGCTGGTGGCACTGCAGAATGTAGATGACTCCTGGACCCTCACCTCAGGTTTAGCTTCTGTGCTACAGGTCGATGAGGCTGAAATCAAGGGAAAGATGCCTGGTGAG GTCATGGATCCTAATTTCTGGGCAACAGTGATGGCTGTGACCTGGCTGCAGAGACACAACAGGTGTTACCATGAGCTATGTGACTTGCTGGAGGCAAAGGCTGTAACCTGGCTGTGCAGTCAAGCTG TGTCTCAGCTGGACAAGTGCCTGGAAGCAAGTAACACCCTCCTTGGGAGCAGTGTGAATCCAAGTGTCTTTAGGCTATGA
- the DAD1 gene encoding dolichyl-diphosphooligosaccharide--protein glycosyltransferase subunit DAD1, whose amino-acid sequence MSGATGSGAGAAGSVGSVVRRFLAEYGSGTPSRLKVLDAYLLYVMLTGALQFGYCLGVGTFPFNSFLSGFISAVGSFILGVCLRIQINPQNKGEFQGISPERAFADFLFANTILHLVVINFVG is encoded by the exons ATGTCGGGCGCGACGGGTTCGGGTGCGGGGGCTGCAGGCTCGGTCGGTTCCGTGGTGCGGCGCTTCCTGGCGGAGTACGGCAGCGGCACGCCGAGCCGCCTGAAGGTGCTGGACGCGTACTTGCTGTACGTGATGCTCACCGGGGCGCTCCAGTTCGGCTACTGTCTGGGTGTCGGCACCTTCCCGTTCAACTCCTTCCTCAGCGGATTTATCTCCGCCGTCGGCAGCTTCATCCTCGGCG TTTGTCTACGGATCCAGATAAACCCCCAGAACAAAGGCGAGTTCCAGGGCATTTCACCAGAGCGGGCATTTGCAGATTTCCTTTTTGCCAACACTATCCTGCATCTCGTCGTTATCAATTTTGTTGGATGA